One genomic window of Lytechinus variegatus isolate NC3 chromosome 1, Lvar_3.0, whole genome shotgun sequence includes the following:
- the LOC121408902 gene encoding uncharacterized protein LOC121408902, with amino-acid sequence MLPPVANHSLQAHLAHLSSKSTEVCEQQMCEAAQCLLRAAMEEDSSIKEGNVVEEAVLFDGAWHRHGHRSNHGVASVVSMDTGEVLDFEFLSKVCKECDVRKDWDRKGDEYKEWWEGHEEECLAYHEGSSGLIEVESAARMWGRSIDKHNPRYQYMVSDGDNKTFNKIREMYGTLTRGAQELTVYVAIDTGLG; translated from the exons ATGCTGCCTCCTGTGGCCAATCACAGTTTGCAAGCCCATTTGGCTCATCTGTCTTCAAAGTCTACAGAG GTTTGTGAACAACAGATGTGTGAAGCTGCCCAATGCCTCCTGAGGGCTGCAATGGAGGAAGACAGCAGCATCAAGGAGGGAAATGTGGTGGAAGAGGCAGTGTTATTTGATGGGGCATGGCATAGGCATGGCCATCGTTCCAATCATGGGGTGGCATCGGTAGTTTCTATGGATACTGGGGAGGTAttagattttgaatttttatctaaGGTATGTAAGGAGTGTGATGTTAGGAAGGATTGGGATAGGAAAGGGGATGAATACAAGGAATGGTGGGAGGGTCATGAAGAAGAATGCTTAGCTTATCATGAGGGAAGTAGTGGGCTGATTGAGGTAGAATCAGCAGCTAGAATGTGGGGTAGGTCTATAGATAAACATAACCCTAGGTATCAATATATGGTAAGTGACGgtgacaataaaacattcaataAAATTAGGGAAATGTATGGTACATTAACCCGGGGAGCTCAGGAGCTCACTGTGTATGTAGCCATAGACACGGGACTAGGATga